ACCTTGCCTTGGAGAGGTTTGTGTCTAGTTCGCCTGTCTCTACAGCGGTTTTGCTCGTTCTTGTGTTGTTTGCGTTGCTTAACAGAGTGGGTGTGCTCTACAAGCGGGGGTGAAAGGGTTTGGCGGAGCCTTCCGTGAATACTGGTGTAGCTCTTCTGGTCACGGGCGTCTTGATAGCTGTGCTCGGCTACGTGCTTTCACTTTTGGAGCATGGACTCTTATGGCTCGTGCCAATAGAATTTGTTTTCATGTTTGACGCAGGCCCCGCCTTGGCCGCGTTTGGACTCGGATGGATTATCAGCGCTCTGCACCCACTCCGAAAATGGTATCTTTACTCGCTTATGCTAGGGGTTATCGTCTCCGCGGCAGGGTTCGCAGCCTCAGGGTCTATACCGCTTAATCTGGAGACTTCATCATATCAGCAGTTGATGATGACTATTACCTGGAGTGTCGGGCCCTCTCTGATTCTCTCAGCAGCTTTGGCCTCGGTGGTGATCAGCCGAAGAGTCTCAAAAGCGGGGATAGTTTTGCAGAGAAACAAACATGAAGACGAGATGGACGTAGTCCTTATACTGGCTCTCTACCTGCCTTTCATCACTTTGCTCAACAGCCCCAACTTCTATCTAAGGTATGTCATTCCTGTTGCAGTGACATGGCTCGTCTGGCATCTTTCCGCCGACAAGCTGGTGACATGGTTGCTAAGGCGTCAGGCAGCCGCTGGAGCCGTGCTAGTAGCGGCTGAGCAGCCTAAAACAGAGGAGACAACCATCTTCAACGTCGCCTCCCGCAGCTACCATCCCATGGCTTTCGGCCTTGGTGTAACGACCACTGTGGCAAGCGTGCTCGACCTGCTGGGCATAAACCTTTTCGGCGAAGACCCGTTCTCCGCATCTGCAAACGCAGCTTTCATATCGATTGTAGCTATTGCTCTCGGCTCTCTCTACGTGGGGCCTGTTCTATGGCTTTTCGAGGACTGTGGCATCCGGGTCTTTAACCCGGTGAGGAAGATTTTGACGGAGCCGAAAATCCACAGCCTCGCCGACGAGATGATTGAAATCTACACATTCATTTTTTCGCCTATAGGGCTCACATTCTCGGTGGCCGACGGCGACCTTGTTCTCGCCATGATACTGCTAGCCTTCATCGTGCATCTATTGTTCACGGTCTCCATGACCTCAACCTATCTCTACCTAAAGTTCTCAGCCAACAAACATCTTTGGAAAGTTGTGCGACGCTTAGAGATGGAAGGGCTGCTGACGCAGAAGCCTCTTTAGACATATTTTCCGCAGTTGTAGCAATACCAGCGTTGATACTGCTCAATCCAAGTAAGGTCTCTGCCGCATGTTGGGCAGGGGTTCTTCTCACGTCTGCCGAAAGGCAGTTTGGATGCCACACCAGATATAACTCCTCCTCGCTGCTGAGGCTGAACCGGAGGCTGAGCCGCAAACGTCTGGACAGGCGGTGTCTCAGGCTGCTTCAGCTCGATTTTCTCCTTGAGTATGATTATGTCTCCTGCCGCAGCGACCATGCTCCACGGCACACGCTCAACCACGTTGTATTTGGAGAGAATTTGGAGACCAATCTCTCCACTTCCTATTGGCAGCTCTATGTCCTGAACCACGCCTACCAACGAGCCGTCAGGAGAATAGACCTGCATCCCGACGAGTTTTCCACGAGGGATGGATGACATTTTCGTCAACGGTGATGTGTGGTGGCATTAAAACGTTTTGCTCCTTGGGTTTGATTGCCTGAGGGCGGTGTGGATTTTCTCCGGTTTCAGAGGCATGTCGATGTGCAGGAGGCCGAGATGTGCAAGAGCGTCGAGTACGGAGTTGACGACGGCGGGAGTGGATGCTATGGTCCCCGCCTCACCTATGCCCTTGACACCTAAGGGGTTAACCGGTGATGGTGTGACTGTTTCCGCAGTTTCTATCCGCGGAATCTCCATGGCCGTCGGCACAAGATACTCGGTTAAATTGCTCGTCAAAAGCTGGCCATCGCTGTCGTAGCTGGCTTCCTCGTAAAGGGCCTGTGCAAGCCCTTGAGCTATTCCGCCGTGAATCTGCCCCTCCACAATCATCGGGTTAATGCGGTTGCCGCAGTCATCCACCGCATAGTATTCGAGGACCTTGACCTTCCCTGTCTCCGGGTCAACCTCGGTTATGCAAATGTGTGTGCCGAAGGGGAATGTGAAGTTGGGAGGGTCGAAGAACACTGTTGTCTCGAGGCCTGGCTCAAGTCCCTGCGGCAGCTCGTTCGCTCCAGCTCCATAGGCTGCGTAAGCGACTTCCGCGAAGCTCTTGCTCTTCTCAGGCATTTCCCTGACATAGAATTTTCCAGCCACGTATTCGATGTCTTTCTCACCTGCCTCGAGGAGATGTGCGGCGATTTTGCGGGCCTTCTCGAGGATTCTATCGCATCCAATTGCCACGGATGCCCCGGCCACGGGTGTTGTTCTGCTTCCATAGGTTCCCATTCCGAAGGGAATCATGGCTGTGTCGCCGTGAAGTATCTCTACGTCCTCAATCGGTATCTGAAGCCTGTCCGCCACTATCTGTGCAAAAGTCGTCTCCTCACCCTGTCCATGGGGGTGGCCGCCTATGTAGACCGAGACTTTTCCTGTTGGATGCACTCGGATGATGGTGCTTTCCCAAAGCCCGAGGCCAAATCCTGTGGCTCTCGCGACAGAGGATGGGCCCAGCCCACATATCTCGATGTAGCTGCTGATACCTATGCCTATGAGCTTTCCCTTAGCCCGCATCTCCTCCTGTTTCTTCCTCCACTCCGAGTATCGCGAAAGCTCGAGGGCCTTCATGAAAGCTTTCTCATAGTCGCCGCTGTCATAGACGAGGCCGATGGGCATCGCCGAGTAGGGAAACATCTCTTTTTTGATGAAGTTTTTCAGCCTCACCTCGGCAGGGTCCTTGCCAAGCCGCCGCGAAAGAATATCAATCATCCTTTCAAGGATGTAGGTTGCCTCTGGCCTGCCTGCTCCACGGTAAGCATCCACGGGGGCCGTGTTCGTCAAAGCCCCGACGACCTCGACAGATATCGCGGGTATGCGGTATGGGCCGCTCAGCACGGGGCCGAAGAGAATAGTGGGGATGCCGGGTGCGGCGGTTGAAAGATAGGCTCCCATGTTTGCATATGATTTTACACGCAGTCCGAGGACAAGCCCAGTGCGGTCGGCGGCGAGGTCAACATACTGTATGTGGTCTCTTCCGTGGATGGTTGCTGTGAAGTTCTCCATCCTTGTCTCCATCCATTTAACAGGCTTCTTCAGAGTTTTTGCGAGATGCAGCAGCACAACCTCAGGAGAGTAGAGATGAATCTTAGCGCCGAATCCTCCGCCAACATCGTATGAGACAACTCGTAGCTTATGCTCGGGATGGCCCGTGACGAGGGAGAGGAGAAGCCTGTGGACATGCGGGTTTTGGCTCGTGAGGTAAACGGTCGCCTCATCTGTAGTGGGATTATAGTCTGCGAGAACAGCCCTTGTCTCCATAGGTGTTGGCTGCAGCCTGCTGTTGACAAGCCTCTGCGAAACCACCACATCAGCTCCGTCGAAAGCCTTCTCAACATCACCCCCAGAGGCACGCCAGACAAAGGCCGTGTTGTTTGGGACGTCGTCGTAGAGCTGAGGCGCGCCGGGTTTCACAGCTTCCTCTGGATTGGTTACCGCCGGCAGCTTCTCATACTCTACCTTGACAAGCGAGGCCGCGTCAAGGGCCTCTGCATAAGAAGTGGCGACGACAACCGCGACAGGGTCACCTACAAACCTCGCCTTGTCAACGGCGAGAGGCATGTAGCGGGGAACCTTGATGTCCGAGTTGGGAATCTGCCACGCACACGGTATTGGCCCAAGCTTGTCAGCCAACTCCGCACCCGTGAAAACACCTAACACACCCGAAGACTTCTCAGCCGCCGAGACATCAACTCCGACAATCTTAGCGTGGGCATGCGGGCTCCTGACGAAGCATGCATA
The sequence above is drawn from the Candidatus Caldarchaeum subterraneum genome and encodes:
- a CDS encoding carbon monoxide dehydrogenase large subunit, which encodes MSIDTFMAVTRLFGAKVKRREDPRFLTGRGRYTHNLSLPGMVYACFVRSPHAHAKIVGVDVSAAEKSSGVLGVFTGAELADKLGPIPCAWQIPNSDIKVPRYMPLAVDKARFVGDPVAVVVATSYAEALDAASLVKVEYEKLPAVTNPEEAVKPGAPQLYDDVPNNTAFVWRASGGDVEKAFDGADVVVSQRLVNSRLQPTPMETRAVLADYNPTTDEATVYLTSQNPHVHRLLLSLVTGHPEHKLRVVSYDVGGGFGAKIHLYSPEVVLLHLAKTLKKPVKWMETRMENFTATIHGRDHIQYVDLAADRTGLVLGLRVKSYANMGAYLSTAAPGIPTILFGPVLSGPYRIPAISVEVVGALTNTAPVDAYRGAGRPEATYILERMIDILSRRLGKDPAEVRLKNFIKKEMFPYSAMPIGLVYDSGDYEKAFMKALELSRYSEWRKKQEEMRAKGKLIGIGISSYIEICGLGPSSVARATGFGLGLWESTIIRVHPTGKVSVYIGGHPHGQGEETTFAQIVADRLQIPIEDVEILHGDTAMIPFGMGTYGSRTTPVAGASVAIGCDRILEKARKIAAHLLEAGEKDIEYVAGKFYVREMPEKSKSFAEVAYAAYGAGANELPQGLEPGLETTVFFDPPNFTFPFGTHICITEVDPETGKVKVLEYYAVDDCGNRINPMIVEGQIHGGIAQGLAQALYEEASYDSDGQLLTSNLTEYLVPTAMEIPRIETAETVTPSPVNPLGVKGIGEAGTIASTPAVVNSVLDALAHLGLLHIDMPLKPEKIHTALRQSNPRSKTF